From Verrucomicrobiota bacterium JB022, one genomic window encodes:
- a CDS encoding DUF2492 family protein, which translates to MNNETHGHEVLHLMMAIGKPLPRMHLKMCMEYYFGHQALYITCRDPEGLTADGLIDAFTERGRIQLTDAGYLPVQGATCHHSGEACHHHHHH; encoded by the coding sequence ATGAACAACGAAACCCATGGGCACGAGGTGCTGCACTTGATGATGGCGATCGGCAAGCCTTTGCCGCGGATGCACTTGAAGATGTGCATGGAATACTACTTCGGTCATCAGGCCCTCTATATCACTTGCCGCGACCCCGAAGGCTTGACCGCCGACGGGTTGATCGACGCCTTCACCGAGCGTGGCCGGATTCAGTTGACCGACGCCGGATATCTGCCGGTGCAAGGGGCGACTTGCCACCACTCGGGCGAGGCGTGCCACCACCATCACCACCATTAG
- a CDS encoding LacI family DNA-binding transcriptional regulator — translation MPRSPVTIRDIAKHAEVSPSAVSLALRNSPKISAAQRERIQQLAQELGYTKDPHVTQLMAHLRQSRATRSAATLAVLIPEIGTAEQQSYHPIRALLEGIRDQAGRMGFELDVFHLADMQMSSARLRNILIARGIKGIIVLPFRSGVGRIDFDFSGFCAATAGFSIIDPMLDRACPNYLQMMDELLEHLCAQGYERIGLVMTYGEGGIGQKLFTSSFLFFQTKIAAAHHIPILPKKEISDESLQAWIEQYRPQAIVGAGSVYQRLARLGYRIPADVAFASIDLSEPPVEATGVNHRYRLIGRETVSLVATNLNLNQTGVPENPRVVLVDSHRRDGFSLPPCGSAIPVRLRTTVSEKMARQQEIAAPVSPA, via the coding sequence ATGCCCCGCAGCCCCGTTACGATTCGCGACATTGCCAAACACGCGGAGGTCTCGCCCTCTGCCGTGTCACTGGCGCTCCGCAACAGCCCAAAGATCTCTGCCGCCCAGCGCGAACGCATCCAGCAGCTGGCACAGGAGCTGGGCTACACGAAGGACCCGCATGTGACGCAGTTGATGGCCCACTTGCGGCAGTCGCGCGCCACGCGCTCGGCCGCGACGCTGGCGGTCTTGATCCCCGAAATCGGCACGGCGGAACAACAGAGTTACCACCCAATCCGGGCTTTGCTGGAGGGTATCCGCGATCAGGCGGGCCGGATGGGCTTCGAGCTCGACGTGTTTCACCTGGCCGACATGCAGATGTCTTCCGCCCGGCTCCGTAACATCCTGATCGCACGCGGGATCAAGGGTATTATCGTGCTGCCCTTCCGCAGCGGCGTCGGCCGGATCGACTTCGATTTTTCGGGCTTCTGCGCGGCGACAGCGGGCTTCAGCATTATCGACCCGATGCTTGACCGCGCCTGCCCGAATTACCTGCAAATGATGGATGAGTTGCTGGAGCACCTCTGCGCGCAGGGCTACGAACGTATCGGGCTGGTCATGACGTATGGGGAAGGCGGCATCGGCCAAAAGCTCTTCACCTCGTCGTTTCTCTTTTTCCAGACCAAGATCGCTGCAGCGCACCACATCCCCATCTTGCCGAAAAAGGAGATCTCCGACGAGAGCCTGCAGGCGTGGATTGAGCAGTATCGCCCGCAGGCCATCGTTGGCGCGGGCAGCGTCTACCAACGCCTCGCGCGACTCGGCTACCGCATCCCGGCAGACGTCGCCTTTGCCAGTATCGACCTCTCCGAACCTCCGGTCGAGGCCACCGGGGTCAATCACCGTTACCGGCTGATCGGGCGCGAAACGGTTTCGCTGGTCGCGACCAACCTGAATCTCAACCAGACAGGCGTGCCGGAAAACCCGCGCGTCGTGCTGGTCGATTCGCACCGGCGCGATGGCTTCAGCCTACCGCCTTGCGGGAGTGCCATCCCGGTGCGCTTGCGCACGACGGTATCCGAAAAAATGGCGCGGCAACAGGAAATCGCCGCGCCAGTCTCGCCAGCCTAG
- a CDS encoding sodium:solute symporter family protein — translation MSTPDYFVILLYVIGLIAMGASFISRNKSSQEMFAAGGQSPWWVSGLSAFMTMFSAGTFVVWGGIAYRYGFVAVAISLCYGVAALIVGATLAGVWKRIGVNSAAEFLQLRFGNSIVQFYTWLQGLINLFTMGGSVYALSVIVCTLVPLGIDHPLADPATGNLSVTYTSIFICGVVILITFGGGLWAVLMTDVLQFIILTVSVIVVVPLILMQAGGLGSMLTEAPEGFWQPVAQDYTWWFLTGWVVVHYFKIGGDWTFVQRFLCVPTEKDARKSTYLFGIMYLVSPIFWMLPPMAYRLVSPIPEGLSPSEVNALGERAYILACQQVLPVGMMGLMVAAMTSATASMVTTQLNVYAGAFTNEFYRNLINPQASEKRLVAMGRIFTVALGMMIVAGAMIIPRAGTYTGYIISLTAMLTGPLVLPTIWGLFSRKISLKTAWAATIIGGSAAVVAKFGLSAGGFLDVELLRPITSLVQHNQNVTDLVVGSVTALLVLGLSEALGREEAPGYRKIQAHAAQAKVLAADNPIVASLLPAKLCAWSVLVLGAVMTVLAVTVAQKVAVLLTFAAMLFLLGGAIWYGVRRVEGRVVAA, via the coding sequence ATGAGCACGCCCGACTACTTCGTCATCCTGCTGTATGTGATCGGCCTGATCGCGATGGGCGCGTCGTTCATTTCGCGCAACAAGTCTTCGCAGGAGATGTTTGCCGCTGGTGGGCAATCGCCTTGGTGGGTCTCGGGCCTGTCGGCCTTCATGACGATGTTTTCCGCCGGCACCTTTGTCGTGTGGGGTGGCATCGCGTACCGCTACGGCTTTGTTGCCGTCGCCATCAGCCTGTGCTACGGGGTGGCGGCGCTGATTGTGGGTGCCACGCTGGCGGGGGTGTGGAAGCGTATAGGCGTCAACTCCGCCGCCGAGTTCCTGCAACTGCGCTTCGGCAACTCCATCGTGCAGTTCTACACCTGGCTGCAAGGGCTGATCAACCTCTTCACCATGGGCGGCTCGGTCTACGCCCTGTCCGTCATTGTCTGCACGCTCGTGCCGCTGGGGATCGACCACCCGTTGGCCGACCCAGCCACCGGCAACCTCTCGGTCACCTACACCTCCATTTTCATCTGCGGCGTGGTCATCCTGATTACCTTTGGCGGCGGCTTGTGGGCGGTGCTGATGACCGATGTGCTGCAGTTCATCATCCTGACGGTGTCGGTGATTGTGGTTGTGCCGCTGATCCTGATGCAGGCGGGCGGGCTCGGCAGCATGTTGACGGAGGCACCGGAAGGCTTTTGGCAGCCGGTGGCGCAAGACTATACGTGGTGGTTCCTCACGGGCTGGGTGGTCGTCCACTACTTCAAGATCGGGGGAGACTGGACCTTTGTGCAGCGCTTCCTGTGCGTGCCGACGGAGAAGGATGCCCGCAAGAGCACCTACCTCTTCGGCATCATGTATCTCGTCAGCCCCATCTTCTGGATGCTGCCGCCGATGGCCTACCGCCTTGTTTCGCCGATCCCGGAGGGGCTCAGCCCCTCGGAGGTCAACGCCTTGGGCGAGCGTGCTTACATTCTGGCCTGCCAGCAAGTGCTGCCGGTCGGCATGATGGGCCTGATGGTAGCGGCGATGACCTCCGCCACGGCCAGCATGGTTACGACGCAGCTTAACGTTTACGCGGGGGCCTTTACCAACGAGTTTTACCGCAACCTGATCAACCCGCAGGCCAGCGAAAAGCGACTGGTGGCGATGGGGCGCATCTTCACTGTCGCACTCGGCATGATGATCGTCGCCGGGGCCATGATCATCCCGCGCGCTGGCACTTACACGGGCTATATCATCTCGCTCACGGCCATGTTGACGGGGCCGCTCGTACTCCCGACCATCTGGGGCCTGTTTTCGCGCAAGATCAGCCTCAAGACGGCTTGGGCCGCTACCATCATCGGCGGCTCGGCGGCGGTGGTGGCCAAGTTCGGCCTTTCGGCGGGCGGTTTTCTCGATGTAGAGCTGCTGCGGCCCATCACCTCGCTGGTCCAGCACAACCAGAACGTGACCGATCTCGTGGTAGGCTCGGTTACCGCGCTGCTCGTGCTCGGTCTTTCCGAAGCGCTCGGCCGCGAGGAAGCTCCCGGCTATCGCAAGATCCAGGCGCACGCCGCCCAAGCCAAAGTGTTGGCTGCCGATAACCCCATTGTGGCCTCGCTGCTGCCGGCCAAGCTCTGTGCGTGGTCGGTGCTCGTGCTGGGGGCCGTCATGACGGTGCTTGCGGTTACGGTCGCGCAAAAGGTTGCCGTGCTGCTGACCTTCGCTGCGATGCTCTTCCTCCTTGGCGGAGCAATCTGGTACGGCGTCCGCCGAGTCGAAGGTCGCGTCGTAGCGGCCTAG
- a CDS encoding FAD-dependent oxidoreductase, protein MNDFASQSTAATGDERMFREPLTHAGRELRTQTLERDLVIVGGGISGVCAAITAARAGLKVVLVQDRSVLGGNASSEVRLWMLGATSHMGNNNRWSREGGVMGELLVENVFRNPEGNPLLVDALMLDMVRSEPNIELLLNTCVYEVEKRNERELAAVVAFCSQNATRYILRGRDFMDCSGDGVVAFLAGAPFRMGAETVDEFGEGLAPTEDYGYLLGHSLYFYSKDAGRPVKYHAPSFALKDINRIPRFRNIKLKEYGCKLWWVEYGGRLDTIHETEQIKWELWKIVYGIWDYIKNSGEFPEAETHTLEWVGMIPGKRESRRFEGQYMITQPDIVEQRTFPDAVAHGGWALDLHPADGVYSNKPGCSQWHSKGVYQIPLRATLLRDFDNLVLGGRIISATHSAFGSTRVMATCGYLAQATALAVVEARRQGVAPSQMAAPKHFAPLQAALQRIGQHIPEVPLHDTHDLAASAQLSTSSKWAILQLPADGPWQTLHESLAQMLPAPKGPLPGMTFTAQADVATELTVELRLGHRAGHYTPEDVLERQTISLQPGEQSFTLRWSTPMPRADYVFVCFLATEGVSLRSSATRATGLLTVYNGVNERVSNNGRQEAPAGSGVDSFEFWTPRRRPEGHNLAFQFDRPIFVCDAAQLRSGFERPTHQPNAWIADPQDASPTLELRWDAPQDLHALVLAFDTDFDHAMESVLMGHPEAAMPFTVPACRILDEEGKVVAEVADNHQTLVHITFDGGWKTDCLRVELTHPSAQVPAALFTVRAYGPATLLPLPSLRA, encoded by the coding sequence ATGAACGATTTTGCTTCCCAATCCACCGCTGCGACGGGGGATGAGCGCATGTTTCGCGAGCCGCTGACCCACGCTGGGCGCGAGCTGCGGACGCAAACCCTCGAGCGCGATCTGGTGATCGTCGGGGGCGGGATTTCAGGCGTCTGCGCCGCGATCACCGCTGCCCGGGCCGGCCTCAAGGTCGTGCTCGTGCAAGACCGCTCCGTCCTGGGCGGCAATGCCTCCAGCGAGGTCCGCCTCTGGATGCTTGGCGCCACCTCCCACATGGGCAACAACAACCGCTGGTCCCGCGAGGGTGGGGTAATGGGTGAGTTGCTGGTGGAGAACGTCTTCCGCAACCCCGAGGGCAACCCGCTGCTCGTCGACGCGCTCATGCTCGACATGGTGCGCAGCGAGCCCAACATCGAGCTGCTGCTCAACACCTGCGTCTACGAAGTCGAGAAACGTAACGAGCGCGAGCTGGCCGCCGTCGTCGCCTTCTGCTCGCAAAACGCCACCCGCTACATCTTGCGCGGCCGCGACTTTATGGACTGCTCGGGCGACGGCGTGGTGGCTTTTCTTGCCGGCGCTCCCTTCCGCATGGGTGCCGAGACGGTCGACGAGTTTGGCGAGGGCCTCGCGCCCACCGAAGACTACGGCTACCTGCTCGGCCACTCGCTCTACTTTTACAGCAAGGACGCGGGCAGGCCGGTCAAGTATCACGCCCCCTCCTTTGCGCTGAAGGACATCAACCGAATCCCGCGCTTCCGCAACATCAAGCTCAAGGAATACGGCTGCAAGCTATGGTGGGTCGAATACGGGGGCCGCCTCGATACGATCCACGAGACCGAGCAGATCAAGTGGGAGCTTTGGAAGATCGTCTACGGCATCTGGGACTACATCAAGAACTCGGGGGAGTTCCCCGAGGCCGAGACGCACACGCTGGAGTGGGTCGGCATGATCCCCGGCAAGCGCGAGAGCCGCCGCTTCGAGGGGCAATACATGATCACCCAGCCCGACATCGTGGAGCAGCGCACCTTCCCCGACGCGGTGGCGCATGGCGGTTGGGCGCTCGACCTGCACCCTGCCGATGGCGTCTATTCCAACAAGCCGGGCTGCAGCCAGTGGCACTCCAAGGGCGTCTACCAGATCCCGTTGCGGGCGACCCTGCTGCGCGATTTCGACAACCTCGTGCTCGGCGGGCGGATCATCAGCGCCACGCACTCGGCCTTTGGCTCGACCCGCGTTATGGCCACCTGCGGCTACCTCGCTCAGGCGACCGCGCTGGCGGTAGTCGAGGCCCGAAGGCAAGGTGTTGCGCCCTCGCAAATGGCTGCGCCGAAGCACTTCGCCCCCCTGCAGGCCGCGTTGCAACGCATCGGTCAACACATCCCCGAAGTGCCGCTGCACGATACGCACGACTTGGCCGCGTCGGCCCAGCTCAGCACCTCCAGCAAGTGGGCTATTCTGCAGCTCCCAGCCGACGGGCCTTGGCAGACGCTGCACGAATCGCTTGCCCAAATGCTACCCGCCCCAAAAGGCCCGCTGCCAGGCATGACATTCACCGCCCAGGCCGACGTCGCCACCGAGTTGACGGTCGAGCTACGCCTTGGTCACCGCGCCGGTCACTACACGCCGGAAGACGTGCTGGAACGCCAGACGATCTCCCTGCAGCCGGGCGAGCAGTCGTTCACGCTGCGCTGGAGCACTCCTATGCCGCGCGCCGATTACGTCTTCGTCTGCTTCCTCGCGACCGAGGGCGTGTCCTTGCGATCCTCCGCTACGCGTGCGACCGGGCTGCTCACCGTCTACAACGGCGTGAACGAGCGGGTTTCCAACAATGGCCGCCAAGAGGCTCCCGCCGGCTCAGGCGTGGATAGTTTCGAGTTCTGGACGCCGCGCCGCCGCCCCGAAGGCCACAACCTGGCGTTCCAGTTCGACCGCCCGATCTTCGTGTGCGATGCGGCCCAGCTCCGCTCCGGCTTCGAGAGGCCGACGCATCAGCCCAACGCCTGGATCGCCGACCCGCAGGACGCCAGCCCCACGTTGGAGCTGCGCTGGGATGCGCCGCAAGATCTGCACGCTCTCGTGCTGGCCTTCGATACCGACTTCGATCACGCGATGGAGTCGGTACTGATGGGGCATCCAGAGGCGGCGATGCCGTTTACGGTGCCCGCCTGCCGCATCCTCGACGAAGAGGGCAAAGTGGTGGCCGAGGTGGCGGACAACCACCAGACGCTCGTGCACATTACCTTTGACGGAGGCTGGAAAACCGATTGCCTCCGGGTAGAGCTGACGCACCCCAGCGCCCAAGTGCCCGCCGCGCTCTTTACGGTGCGCGCCTACGGCCCCGCCACACTCCTCCCGCTGCCCTCCCTCCGCGCATGA